The nucleotide sequence GGACCTGCCCGCAGACCAATTTGCGGCCGGCGTCCGCCAAGCCGGCACGGTGCTCGTTGATGTGCGTCGCCCCGACGAATTCGGTGCCGGCCATCTGCCCGGGGCCCTCAACATTGACGTAACGGGCCTCGATTTTGCCCGGCGCGTAGCCACGCTCAACCCCAACCGCCCCACCTACGTGTACTGCCGCAGCGGCGCACGCTCGGCCAAAGCTGCGGCCCAGCTCAGCGCGGCCGGCTTCGGGCAGGTGCACAACCTGGCCGGCGGCATCCTCGACTGGGCCAGCCCGCTG is from Hymenobacter yonginensis and encodes:
- a CDS encoding rhodanese-like domain-containing protein, with the translated sequence MSDILKSSATVAYRDLPADQFAAGVRQAGTVLVDVRRPDEFGAGHLPGALNIDVTGLDFARRVATLNPNRPTYVYCRSGARSAKAAAQLSAAGFGQVHNLAGGILDWASPLVR